The DNA region TCAACGTGGTGTCGAGacattttagaaagcaaaaatttGGAGAAGTAAGGCCTCTAGACTGCAGACAAATGCGAGATATCATGAACTCGCTTCCAGAACTGAAGCCAGCCAGCAGAAGTGGAGGAATCTGCTCAGCATTGCGTTGAGTGTACCAGGGATTTGGGACAGGAAAAGCTTTGCTGTCTCAAGAGTAGGGCAAGGGAATGAGTAACCACATTTCCAGATATtttcaagctttatttttttttctggagtactATCTTAGGAAAGGACAGAAATAGTGCTCCTATAAAATTCTTCTACGCTACTTGCTGAAATGCTCATTTTTTCCTGGTGCTGCTCTGTTTGTGCAGCTCCTGGTCTTCAGTGTCACAGTCACTTTAGCAGAGGTTTGAGTCCCACCATGGTCCCTCGAGATGTTGGACCTCCCCGGGCCCTAACCACAACCTTCCCTCTAATCGCCTTTTCCCAGGCCATCATGTAGCTAGTTGCTATGCCaattaaatactgaaatatttgttAATGTAAAATATGAACGAGTAAGGATAAATGGGTTAGGAAGCTGATGCAGTAGAAACCCCTGCATGTGAAACAAGTACATGCGTGGCACTTGTGGGCTGTTCCAGAACAGAGGAGTGAAGTTGTCCCGGAACAAAAATGTCATGTGGAACCAGAAATAACCACCTCCCACTGCTTCTTGAGACCCTCCTTGTGTGTGTTAGAACCTGAAAATCCTGCTGTTACTGAAGGAGGACCTTGGAAACTCAGTTACTTTTGCTTGAGGAGGTCCCTCCCAAAGCTGGTGCGTTCCTGCTCTCCACTCGGTACGTTCAGTGGTAGCATTTCCTTTATGAACATGAGGTTCCCATCCTGGGCCTGTATCATGGCATGTTTTCTCCGGGACTCCCCTCCCACTCACCCTGGCAGAAGTAGCTCTGTAGTAATTCTGCTTTCTGTCAATACGGAGCGTGTGGTCCTGCCTTGAGTCTTTGCCATGCCAGTCCATAGGTGGTGGctgagaggggctgggagagggaaaCGTCTGGAGGCTTGGGTTGACAGTGGAAACGGTCAGGCATGAAACGCTGACCAGCGCACAAAAGAAATGCAGCTAAAAACCTTTActgccttttttatttctggtaGCTTGTGTTATACGCGTAGTGTGGCTCAGGGGAAGGTGACTTAAGGTGTTTCCTCTTCAAATCCAGTTCCgaagcaaataaaatttaaaatctgtAAAGAGATTGGCTGTCCTACACTACTGTGGCTGTTTCTATTAGGACAGTAAAGCCCAAACTAGGAACAGTGTCTTCTGGATTTAATATTGCTTGGGTGTGGGTGTGTTGCATTCTATCCAGGAAATGCTGGCATGGTTAGCTGTCGTGTCACTTGTTCTGCTGGTGTTGATCTCTGCCTAGCGCTCTGTGTCTTGTCCAGAACTGGACATCTGGATGGTATGGATTTATATggattttcactgatttttttcccgAAAACAGTTTTTATTACGTGAATGTGTTGGCTTGAATTTTGAGGGTCTGTAAAGCGTCCTTTCTTCAGCTAAAAGGGAGGCTGGTAATGGAAGCCTCGTGCTGGTGTGGAAATGCACAAGAAAGCTGTGGTGTGTGTAACACAAATAAAGGTTATTTGTTGCTCCTCAGTCATATGGTTGCTTCGGTGGCAAGCCCAGATCTGCGCTGTGGAGGAGAGGCAGTGCAGGTGGCAGTGTGCTGTTCCCTGGGCTTCGGATCAAGGGCTGGTGTAAGTGTCGCAGCAGTCATCGATGTACCCTGGAACAGCTCTTGTGCTGCTGTTAACACTGTTCTTGAGCTCTCGCTGCATCGTCTTGGAGCCCAAGCAAGCGAAGCATCCCCTACTTTGGCTGCaacttttgctgcttctctggCTCCTCTGTGCTGGAGCAGCAAAAGAAACCCCAAGAGGGACCAGGTCATGACTTGAAAGGAACTTTAAGCAGCTCATCTCAGCACAACTGGGTGCAAGCTCTGTGCAGCATCCTCAAGTAGGTTGCAGGCAGTATCTGTCTCCCTAGCTCCTGCTTCGCTTGCCAAATGCTGCAGGCTTCTTTCTGAACTCAGCTGTCCGGACAGCTGCTGTCTCCCTGCGGCTCTGAACCATCTCTGTCGGGGCTGGCGTGGGGTGCCGCTGTGCGGTGCGGCTGTgcagtgctgctcagcctcagcagAGGGAGTGCAGGATGCTTCCCTGCCACTGGAGCCGGTGCCTGGCTTCTGGACATGCGGAAACTCCAGGTAAAAAGCTGTAGTAATGGTCGACAGCTGTATGTACTGAGAACCTGTGGTCCTTCCGCTCTGCGTTGTTTACATCGTTAAATCTTGCCCCAGGCTGTGGGGTCTGAACATCCTGAACCCTGGTAACTCCATACATCCAGATCACCAGTTTAGACTGCTGGTCAAgggaggctgctggcagctggaATGAGAAAAGGCAGCCCTGGTGCTTGGAGATGGAGACTTGAAGCGAGGGTGTTGGCAGTGAGAAGTCACCGTGTCTGCTCAGAAATGGGATTTTTGTGTGCACTGCCCAAAAGCTGTGTGAAGGGTGTGGGTGAAAGGAGGTTTCCAGTCCCAGTGGATTGAGACCAGCTCTCATCATAAAATCAGCTGGATTTCAGCTAAACGTTAGGGACAAAGAGACAAtgtttagggcttttttttaatctgttttacagAACCCTGACAGTCGGAGACCTTTTAAGCTGGGGTTTCTgtagtgctgctgcttctggtgcGCTCTGGGAAGTGTGCACTGTCAGTGGTGTGGTGCATCACCTTTCAAATGTACCAGGTAGAGAAGATGAgctcaaagcatttaaaaaaaatcttcccacgTGTGTTACCGCTGGGGTTTCCCTGTGTGCAGAGCCTGGCATGTTAACCAGGGATGCAGGAGCTCGCCGTTCCCTGCTTTGTGTGCAGCAGCCCTTCTGTGAAGCGCAGCTGTGTCGAACCTCGAAGCTGATACTCATCAGATCCGCTTCCCGCCCCCGAACCGCGGTGCCTGGGTCAGGTTGCTGCAGCCTGTTTTGGTAATGTAGCCTGGTCATCGGTTCCTGCTCTCAAAAGCAGAAAACGAGCCTACAGCAGGCTGGAGATCTCACACCTCCTGTGCCTGCACGCGCTCCCTCCGTTTCTGCTGCATCGACGAGAGTTTGCTGTGCCCGGGTGAGGAGAGGTTGTAGGAAAGGGAGCTGGTGCAGAATGGGGAGTGCTACTGTCTTTAGACAAAATCCCAAATTTCAATTtttgggaggaaggagagaaatgggaCATAAATTGTTCTTCcttcatgtggggttttttggggtttttttttgtaactgaaaacCCAGCATTTaaaagctgggattttttttctcccctacccCAAAATCATCTAGTATAGTTAAAAATGCTTTGTGTCCGATTGCCCCGCtgtgcagagaagagcagcagcctGCCGAGGTGAGAGAATCGGGAAGCGAGGCCAGCAAGAAGCAGGAAGCGAAACCGAGGAGTCTGCTTTCATTTTCTAAGCCAGGCTTCGGAGGGAAGGGGCCACAACCCGAGCAGCATCACACGACCTCGCCGCAGAGCAGCGACCGCTTGGTTTCTGGTTTACGACAGCGAATGCTGCGGGGCCGCTCAGGAAGCGGCCTTTGTCATGGTGTAAGGCTGTTGCCTGCGGGTTGGCGTGAGGAGGAGTCGGCAGCACCTGCGTAATGGGGATGGTTAAAGCGCTTGGTGAGGCCAAAACTGGCTTGGAGCCTGCCCAGAGGCTCTGTGTGCAGTCCCTGCTGTGCTGGCAGTGTGAATCCCCAGGCGATCTCCACCCAGAAGAGCTGACCGACCTGCCCTCTGAACAGCCTTCAGACAAAAAGGAGAAGCAACCTGTCTGGCAGGAGGGATGGCGGGCTCCTGGGGTCAGCCAGCACCGATCTTCGCCCAGATCAGGCGTGCCTGCAGCCGGCTTTGCCAGCGGAGGAGAGCTGCGGGGATGCTGCCGGGCCGTTGGTGAACCCCAGAGCCCCGGAAGGATGCATATGGAGGGAGAAGGACCACAGTGACCTGGGTTAAGAACACATCTCTAGACGTACCATCTTTCCCCCGGGACTCCTATGGACTGCCCATACCTGTCTTTTTCCCCCTTCAGTTCTTAGCTCTGGTTTTACATGGCTGCATCTGGGTTCTCCCAGACCGGAACATGCTCAGCGGGAGCTGATGTTATCAGTTGGTGATGAAGTAGGGGCTCTTGCTGTTGATATGGAAGTCTGTTGCTCTGCTGCTTTGTGTGCCATGTGGGCTCTGAAAAGCCTAATTCACATAGCATGTGAAAGACGTGGGGTTCCGGAACGCtgactctttcacagaatcacagaatgttcagggttggaagggacctctggggtcacccagcccacccccctgcccaagcagggtcacccagagcaggctgcacagcaccgcgtccaggcgggtctggaatatctccagagaaggagactccacagcctccctgggcagcctgggccagggctccgtcaccctcagagggaagaagttcttcctcgggttcagctggagcttcctctgcttcagtttgtgcccgttgccccttgtcctgtcgctgggcaccactgaacagagtctggccccatcctcctgacacccaccctgcagatatttgtaggcatttctaaggtcccctctcagctttctcttctccaggctgaacaagcccagctccctcagcctctcctcgtaggagagatgctccagtcccctcctcatcctcgtagccctccgctgggctctttccagtaactcctcatctttcttgaactggggagcccagaactgcagatggggcctcaccaggacagagtagaggggaaggagaacctcccttgacctgctggctacactcctctttaatgcaccccaggatcttaCAAATCATGTATGGAGGAAGGAGGTAAATAATAGTTAAACCCAGACTCACCTGCTTTCCCTGCATTAGGCTCTCCAGCCTGGGAGGTCTTATTGGGCTCATTAATTTGTGTGGATTACGCTATCCGATCATCACAGCTCAGCAGATGGGGTTGATCCAAACCAGCCCTTGCATTGCACCggtcagcccagctctgctgcccgtgctgcccgctGCGCCGGTGCAGAGTGAGCTCAGCCAGCGTCTGCTCGTGGAGGCAGGGCACGACGTGTGTTGATACGGAGGGGCCACACAGCGtgcgcggggcggagggggggatCTCAGTCGCAGGATGGTGAATTCCCTTCGAGGGTGGTCTGGGCTCCGTGTGGAAGCTGGCGTGTGGTTACAGCCGGGCTGGGGTGATGCTGGTGGGCAATCTGCAGGCCCGGGTTCAGTCCCCAGAGGACCCGTCTGCCTCAGCCATGACATTACACACGTGTATCCAGGAATGCTTTCTTGACCCGGTGTGGGCAGAGGCTCCTTCCACAGTGACGGGGCAGTAAGGGGCAGACCTGACCGCTGCTCCCACCTCCCCGGACCCCTGGGAACACAGGACAAGACAGGGAAGGCTCGGAGACCttgtattacaaaaataaaagagcGCATGGTGCAGTGTCACGCGTGAAGCTGCCGTGCCAGGCTCCAGCGCAGAACGTACCAATGAAAGGCAAATATAAAAAAGACAGACACTGTTAAACAGTCGAAGGGCAACATCCTtaaggctgaacaatcccagctgaACTGAGCTGATGTAAACCAAGGACCCTCCTTATTCAGAGCCCCAGCAAGGCAGGATTGGtgtggcaggagctgggagctctgctgtgacTTATAGGCGAGGCTGAGCCCCCAGATCATCTCCTTTTCCATGGTGACAGGCCTGAAATGTGTCAACAGGGCTGGGGTTCCCATGGGGGCAAGTGCTTCTGGTCTGATCTCATCGGTGAGAGGGGCCTACAGAGACCGGGCTTCAGGTCTGTACCCCGGCCACCTCTGCCCTGTCCTTACAGCCTGTCGGACCCCTCTAAGCATCCTCCAAAGCGGGGTGGGCTGCCTCCCTCCCCTTACCACCCACAGGACCTTGGTCCCCTTTGCTTTACATCAGCTCAGTTAGCGCCCGGCTCAGCACTGCTCCGTGCCGTCTCTGCTGGGCTCCAGGGATGGGTGGGCTGGCCCCGCTCACGACGACTTGGTCCCGCTCTCCACCTCCTTGTGCACCCACAGCTCCTTGTGCTGCTTGCGCCCGAAGCCCTCGTCGTAGTTGCCTTTACTCTTGAAGAGCTGCTGGAAGTGGGGCTTGCAGTAGAATTCCCCGTGGAGCGCCGCGTAGCTGcccaggctggggaaggagggcagggtTAGCTGGGCGCAGGGACTCGGCTGCACGCTGGCAGGGAGCGTGTGGGgcttggggacactgggatggggaggaaggagcagggaacGTGCAGGAGGGACCCTTGGAAAGGGCCAAGGCTCCCTCCAGCCAGCTCGGGAGGTGGGGGGCTGCTCTGAGCAGCCTTAAAGGTCTGTAAAGGATGGGGGTCCTGCAGGGCAGCTCAGCCTTGGCTCTGTGTCGTCCAGCAGGAACCTGTGGCTCAGCTCTGCGTCACCTCAGAGCTCTCTCCCTGCTCTTGAGGGACAAAACTCTTTCTCCATACCAGGTGGGATTTAGCTGAGACTTGGGACCAGGTGGGCAGATAAgcccctttttttttgctgtgatgaGCGGGCTGGGGGTCCTTAGCTGCACCACAAAAGGAGGAAGGCTGTGATGGGGGGGTGGGTGCACAGTTTGGAAGGGTCTCCCCCACCCAGATGGGGAGGCTCAGGGACACCCATCCAGCTCACCGTCGGCGAGCATGGCGGCAGCCTCCCGGCCCGGCTCACCTGAGCTTGGTGTGGCAGTGCTTGCAGCAGAAGCAGGCGTTGTGGAAGACGAATTTATCCGCCACCAGCCGCTCCATGGGGTAGACAGTTTTCTGGCAGGCAGTGCACATCTCCTTCACTTGCGCCTTCAGGCTGAAGGACTGGGCAAGGGGACACCAAAGGGAGAGAGGGTGAGGAAGGGGTTTGGGAGATCTTGTGcctggctcccagcccagccctcttcCCTAACATTCGTGCTGCCATTTGCTGGAGCATTGCTTGGCGTGAAGCAGCCCCGTCTCCCCTCGCCCTCCCTGTACTGCTCcactggtgctgggctgggttGGTGCTTGGGCCTCAGGCTTTTGGTCCTTCCCCCCCTCGCTGTGAGTCAGTAGGATGCGGTAAAACTGCAGGTACCTTGGAGCGCTGCACTGTGCTGCCTCCTGAGTTGTTCTTTGCCTcctaagaaaggaagaagagaaatcaaAATGAGAGCCTGGACTGACAAAAACATTGAATAGTGCTGAATTGTGCgtagggaggagcagcagcagatgggtCCGGGCAGCTGAGCGGCCGGACCCTGGGGCACCCAGCAGCCGCTGTCACAGGCAGTGACCCGCTCTGAACTCGCTTGCCAAAGGCCATGACCTCCGTCGTGTGCGAGTTCCTTCCTGCGCTGTGGTGCTTTTCccaaagagaagagaaggaagagaggaaaatagaaagaggggaaaacattTGCATGTTGCAGAGAGGGAACTAGGCAGCAGGAGgctgtggggcttggcagagccgCCAGCTCTCATCCAGCACTGCTCCCTGAGGCCTCTGTCTCGGACATCAGAGCATGCCATGGCTTTTTTCTTTCACGGCCAAGGTATAGACCTCTTTTGTGGTGGTAGTACCCAGGCACAGATCCAGGAGATGTCACAGCATAGgcactgcagagcacaaccccATCGTGACAACCCTCCCTTGCTCCCAGTAACCACTGATGAGTGGCTCTCACGGTCTGCAGGGGTTACTGTCCTTGGCTACCCCGTGCAACCACTGCACGTgtctcacagagtcacagaatgttcagggttggaagggacctctgtgggtcacccagtccaaccccctgcccaagcagggtcacccagagcaggctgcacagcaccgcgtccaggcgggtctggaatatctccagagaaggagactccacagcctccctgggcagccttggccagggctctgtcaccctcagagggaagaagttcttcctcgggttcagctggagcttcctctgcttcagtttgtgcccattgccccttgtcctgtcactgggcaccactgaaaactggTCTCGGACCACAGAAGGCTGGCAGTAGCCTCtcgggaacagcagcagcaaagcag from Opisthocomus hoazin isolate bOpiHoa1 chromosome 26, bOpiHoa1.hap1, whole genome shotgun sequence includes:
- the LIMD2 gene encoding LIM domain-containing protein 2 codes for the protein MFQATGPASPPPTHEAKNNSGGSTVQRSKSFSLKAQVKEMCTACQKTVYPMERLVADKFVFHNACFCCKHCHTKLSLGSYAALHGEFYCKPHFQQLFKSKGNYDEGFGRKQHKELWVHKEVESGTKSS